In Labrus bergylta chromosome 11, fLabBer1.1, whole genome shotgun sequence, one genomic interval encodes:
- the LOC109984779 gene encoding post-GPI attachment to proteins factor 2, producing MLQGSSVFGYERPLLIRVSFSTCVLATVCLPLLGLITCVLISSTFHFEDSTGTHCQVPNYLPSISASISLSPECHIWRFCIGLHSAPRFLLAFTYFKFYRTRFASKFPESSLCSLTCLNLTFSILENLSLLLLTYVSSSETFFVHKEGFLLFIVSSIIHMMITCRLWKAIKKYSLNPEDAKSHHWKVRFLFFNVSCCAFAGFFYWKHNMYCESGSYTFFALFEYLVVFSNMAFHLTAVWDFKTREVMVISSSEDKDF from the exons ATGCTACAAGGCTCATCTGTCTTTGGGTATGAGAGGCCCCTTCTCATCAGGGTGTCATTCAGCACCTGTGTCCTGGCTACTGTATGTCTGCCATTGCTGGGACTGATAACTTGTGTCCTCATATCCTCCACCTTTCACTTCGAGGACTCTACTGGTACACATTGCCAG gttCCAAATTACCTGCCATCTATCAGTGCCTCGATAAGCCTGAGTCCTGAGTGCCACATATGGCGGTTCTGCATCGGACTGCACTCAGCACCGAGGTTCCTTTTGGCTTTTACATACTTCAAATTTTACAGGACACGTTTTGCCTCAAAGTTTCCTGAGAGCTCACTCTGTTCACTCACATGCCTGAACCTGACCTTTTCTATTTTGGAGAACCTCAGCCTCCTGCTGCTCACATATGTATCATCCAGCGAAACTTTCT TTGTACATAAAGAAGGTTTTCTCCTCTTCATTGTCAGCTCTATTATCCACATGATGATAACCTGCCGTTTATGGAAAGCTATTAAGAAGTATTCATTAAATCCTGAG GATGCCAAGTCTCACCACTGGAAAGTGCGCTTCTTATTTTTCAATGTATCTTGCTGCGCTTTTGCTGGATTCTTTTATTGGAAACATAACATGTACTGTGAATCAGGGA GTTATACGTTTTTCGCTCTGTTTGAGTATCTGGTTGTCTTCTCCAACATGGCCTTCCATCTCACAGCAGTGTGGGACTTTAAGACTCGGGAGGTGATGGTCATTTCATCCTCTGAAGATAAAGACTTCTGA